Proteins encoded by one window of Elaeis guineensis isolate ETL-2024a chromosome 12, EG11, whole genome shotgun sequence:
- the LOC140850867 gene encoding binding partner of ACD11 1-like isoform X2: MSVTTVKVSNVSLSTPEGHVEGYFSFSGEIEYVEMRSGDESSKIAYVTFKDYQGADNALLLSDAKIDGQSVVIAAATDYQLPPAASDPQESAGGSRSALQKTVGVFKKTAKKTRDFGLKHRPEFTFEAKFPIFGGKNQKPECNLIVEKKV, encoded by the exons ATGTCG GTAACGACTGTGAAAGTCAGCAATGTTTCCCTCAGTACACCTGAGGGGCATGTCGAGGGGTACTTTTCCTTTTCTGGAGAAATCGAATATGTCGAGATGCGTAG TGGGGATGAAAGCTCAAAAATTGCATACGTCACTTTCAAAGATTACCAGGGAGCAGATAATGCACTACTTCTATCG GACGCAAAAATAGATGGTCAATCTGTCGTCATTGCAGCAGCCACAGATTACCAATTACCTCCTGCTGCTTCAGATCCACAAGAG TCCGCTGGTGGTTCCCGATCTGCTTTACAAAAGACTGTAGGTGTTTTCAAAAAGACTGCAAAGAAAACAAGAGATTTTGGGTTGAAACACCGACCCGAATTCACATTCGAAGCTAAGTTTCCGATATTTGGCGGGAAAAATCAAAAACCGGAATGCAATCTGATTGTGGAAAAGAAAGTCTAG
- the LOC140850867 gene encoding uncharacterized protein isoform X1 → MIKPFLFSLTYFLDLNPLCINSCYIALHIGGLSYIKDSLGCFSKYSNLLCHENKRVFSIILWGKNARYTLSNTHKDAKIDGQSVVIAAATDYQLPPAASDPQESAGGSRSALQKTVGVFKKTAKKTRDFGLKHRPEFTFEAKFPIFGGKNQKPECNLIVEKKV, encoded by the exons ATGATAAAGCCATTTCTTTTCTCCCTTACTTATTTCTTGGATCTGAATCCATTATGTATTAACAGCTGCTATATTGCTTTACATATTGGAGGCTTGTCATACATTAAGGACAGTCTGGGGTGTTTTTCCAAATACTCGAATTTGCTTTGCCATGAAAACAAGAGGGTTTTCTCGATCATTCTTTGGGGGAAAAACGCAAGATATACGTTAAGCAATACACACAAG GACGCAAAAATAGATGGTCAATCTGTCGTCATTGCAGCAGCCACAGATTACCAATTACCTCCTGCTGCTTCAGATCCACAAGAG TCCGCTGGTGGTTCCCGATCTGCTTTACAAAAGACTGTAGGTGTTTTCAAAAAGACTGCAAAGAAAACAAGAGATTTTGGGTTGAAACACCGACCCGAATTCACATTCGAAGCTAAGTTTCCGATATTTGGCGGGAAAAATCAAAAACCGGAATGCAATCTGATTGTGGAAAAGAAAGTCTAG